The nucleotide window TATCGCTCTTCTCGCATTCGTATACATAATTGCCTTCCCCAGAGACGATTTCAAGTATGCGTATCGATCGTTCATTCGATTTGAGTTCACTTTTGTGCTGCAAGAATTCAGAACTAAGATGCTTCTTTTTGTCAGGAAAAAGAGTGCGAGGCTTCCGAGGTTTCGGCTCTGGACGTTCCCGGTCATCGTTGATGGGCCTTTTGGTGTTGTTTCTGCTGCGGAATTCATCGGGATAGTCTTGTTTTCCGCTTATGTTCTGTGGACGATCATCGCTTACACCGTGGAGAATCGCAGCTTGATCTCAAAGCTCCTGTTCCCTTCGAATATTAAACTGTATGTCAGCTCCGACATGATCATCTCACTTAAAGATCGCGAAGTTGAATGTATTTCTTGTAGAAATTTGTTATGCTTCATTCTGCATGCTTAGATTTCAATTTTTGGGCTCCATCAACGAAACATAAATTACTTGTCAAGCATCATCAGTGGTGAGGATCTTCAGTCATATTAGTCATGTTCAGAGCTTCAGTCCATGTTGCTGCTAATGAAATTGTAGCGAAAAACAAAACACTTAACAGAGTATCACAGTATCATTAGATCTTTGCAGAAATCGTTCTCGATGTTCTTgatgatacttttttttttttttatgaggttATGGAATCTGCACATGGTTTAATTCGCTTCCATCATATTTGCGGTACTATCTGCATGCTGtgcttttcttgttcttcttccccATGtcacaaaatcataaaacccatAGAAATCGTCATTCTTCTTCATCCAACAATAATTTGAAGTTGAACCTGTGATTGCCATGACTTGAGTAGGTAATGCTTGGCATCCTCTCTAATGTAGAAATTTCAAGCTTTCAGGTACTTATTCTTGGAGCTGACTGGGCTTCGCCTAGGCTTGATCGGATTGTTTTGCTTGGCATTTCTATTTCTCCCAGTCGCGAGGGGATCGATTCTTCTCCGCTTAATAGACATCCCATTTGAGCATGTTACCAGATACCATGTGTGGCTTGGACATCTCACAATGGCTATGTTTACATTACATGGCTTGTTCTATGTCATCTCATGGGCACTGCAGGGGCGCCTCCTGCATGAAGTGAGCTTGACTTCCTTTAATTGTTCTGCTTAGCAATTAAAATGATCATAGAAATAAATCACAATGGTGATAGTATCCGAGATGCTGCATTTGTTTCTACTATTGCCTCCTGGATTGTTTTAACCTTATGATTTGCTTAGACAAAGTTAGATAGTTTGATTTCCACAAAGCAGAGTATATCTTCAAAAAAGCACTAGTTTAGtatgaattaaatatttttttcagcGGTTAATCTGTTATTATGCTAAGCAATTGCTTGTGATACATATTATAGCAGAAATAATTCGATATTAAATTAGTCACATTCTAAGATTTTTTTTGTGGTGCATTAATGATGTTTCATACTTTCATTTTCCAGGAAAAGAGTACCTTAGATGCTGATCTTGAGCAAAAAAGAATTATTTTTTATCTAACATACTACTTTTCTTTTCAGTTATGTTTTTATGCTAAATAATTTTTCTTACCAAATTGGACTTGCAGTGGGCTTTAACTTGAATCATTAACATTATTATTGAAATATTATCCTGTGAACATTGATTTTGTATGTCCACTTAAGTTTTatattaaatattcaaagaaGAAAATTCTGTAGATAGAATTTTACTTATAGATTTCAGTGGACTCCCATCAGATCTGAAGGGGCTTATGTACTCATGCAACACTACATGTTTATGTACCGAATCTGAAGAGGCATGCTTGGTATAAACCACTCAGATTTATCTGCTATGTTAACGCAAGATGTGAACTTGCATGCAGATTCTGGAGTGGAAGGACATCGGAATTGCCAATCTCCCGGGAGTAATTAGTCTGGCCGCTGGGCTGCTTATGTGGGTTACATCACTCCACCCTGTGCGGAAGAACTATTTCGAGCTCTTCTTTTACACCCACCAGTTGTATGTGATCTTTGTTGTCTTCCTCGCCCTACATGTTGGTGACTTCGTCTTCAGCATCGCTGCCGGAGCAATCTTCCTTTTTGTTCTCGATCGTTTTCTGCGATTCTGCCAGTCGCGGACCACCGTGAACATCCTCTCAGCAGCCTGTCATCCATGTGGAACTGTGGAACTTGTTCTCTCAAAACCAGCAAGTATAACTTCTTGACCATTTCCAGCAAGATTGGgaagaagttttatctttttCAGCTGATCTTTGTTAACTTACTGATCTCCTAATTAAACTCCCTGTTCATGCACTGCAGATCTTCGGTACAACGCACTCGGTTTTGTGTTCCTGCAAGTACGTGAATTGTCATGGCTGCAGTGGCATCCCTTCAGTGTTTCCTCCAGTCCGATGGATGGCAAACACCATCTATCAATTCTTATAAAAGTTCTTGGAGAATGGACAGGGAGACTACGTGACATCATCTCCAAAGTCCCTGAGCAACCACAAATCAGCATCCCTTCACAGCCTAAGATCACTGCCTCTGTCGAAGGACCATATGGACATGAAGTACCCTACCATTTGATGTAAGCCTATTCTGTGGCAGTTGTTTctcttgttttcttgttcttgctATCATCTATTTGTTGCTTTCAGATCAACTGATCATTCTATTTGTGGCTGTCAGGTATGAGAATCTAATCCTGGTAGCTGGAGGCATTGGCATTTCACCATTTTTTGCTATCATAAGCGACATCTGCCGCCGGATCAATGAGGGCAAACCTTGTGTTCCAAAGAATGTGCTCATCATCTGGGCTGTCAAGAAATCCAAGGAGCTTTCTCTTCTTTCAGTTCTCAATGACCAGGCCATCTCTTCATCTTGCTTTAATTCCCTGCAGCTGGATATTCTTGCTTGTGTCACTCAAGAATCAGAGGCTCCACTGGTAGATGCACACTTCCAACATGTTTGTTCATCGAATTTGCTTGGCACTCCCCTAAGTTCTACTTCTTTGTTGCAGGAAGAGGGCATTATCAATGCTGATGAAAACTCGAGGTCTTCCTCCCTCTTAACCACCAGTGGAAGCAGAATGTCATGTTTGGTTGGCACAGGGAACAACATCTGGTCTGGGATCTACTTCGCtgtatccactttcggcttcgttCTGCTCTATGGATTGGTGGAAGCATATTACATCGTGCCTTCTGCAATCTCTGCTTGGTGGTACCGCGGCCTCCTGTTTACGATCTGCATGGTTGCCAGCGTCGTCATCCTCGGAGGTTCTGTCGTGTTCTTCTGGCATCTCTGGGAGAAGCATTCAAGCAGTGCGAGGTCGACAGAAGACGATGAGAAGGAACGAACCCTGCGCAACGAAACCACCACTGCGAACTTTGCAAGCATGCTAACTACTCAATATGGCCGCCGGCCGGATTTCCATGGTACGCCTACCGCTGCTTCTCATCCCAAGTCACAGTCGAAACCTGTAACTTTCTTCCCAGTTCATGAACATTCGTAATCTACATTTCTGCTCCTTTTGGTCCAGATCTATTCGGTTCGTTCGCGAAGACGAAGGGGAGCGTCGACGTCGGCGTCATCGTGTGTGGGCCGCCTGGTCTTCAGACGAGCGTCGCTAAGGAGTGCAGGTCGCAGAACATCCGGGGAAGCTGGAATCAGCCTGTCTTCCACTTCAACAGCCACAGCTTTGATCTCTAGTAGCTCGCTCGTACATGGCATCTTCTTCCCTGGAGCTTGGATTACTAGTACGGTCATATCTCATCaaataacctctctctctctctaatatatGTAGATAAAATTCCTGAGATGTATACATGACTAAAGATAAATCATATAAGCAATGTCAATTAGTTACTAACTGTTCTTCCACGAGGCGACTAACACGACTCCTACAGTGAGCTCGACGACGGAGTGTAAACTGCACGTGGAGGAATTATATGTGCAATACGAGAACAGCGGTCGAGACCGGTGCGGCACGTCCGCCACCCTCTGACAGACCCACGCGCTCCTCCAATACCAGACAGTGGGAAATGTTCCCGTTGCTTTTCTTTTGCTTTCGTGGCGATGCGATCCACCGGGCACCCACCACCGCCCCTCTCGTGCTCCATCATCATTCTCTCGCAGTCATTTTGGGGCAGCATGTGATCAAAGGCGCGTCGGCGGTATCACAAAGTTGACCTTTACGTGGGCGTTTGACAGACTCGAAGCAAACTCTGCGGGGGCGGCGCGAAAAGCTCATGCGTCGTGCCCCGACATGCGGCCCGCATACAGAGAGGTAGAGGGTGCTTTGGTCCATGTGCTGCGACCCCACCAACGGTGGGTCACGCTCGTGGCCTCAAGTCGTGACGTCGGTGTGTCGATGTGTAGATAGCCTCCTGGGCCCACACAATGTGTCTCTGGTAGCGTCCGAAGGATCATCGAATATTTGTTGTTCTCGGGATCTTGGCGTCCCTTCGTTCTTTCATCGACGGCCAAGAATGCTTGTGGGAGTTGGGAATCGAGAACCGACAAGGTGGGGCTCCGACCGATTCCCTCTCCTTGTCAACACCACTCACCGACGTGAGCTTTTGAAATAACTAACCCTGCTTGTCCAACATGCTTTGATACAAGAGCAATAGTTAATCGACCGCGATCCATTTCTACACCCAAcacaacgagagagagagagagagagagaaagaggcgaACAGAAATggcgatggagatggagatggagggcTTTTTGAGGGAGTGTGAGAGGTCTGGAGACGCCGCCTACGCCGCTCTCAAATTCCTTCTGGAGAAGCTGGAGAACCCGGCCACCCGATCCGACGCCCGTGTGTTCCTCGCCCGCGTTCAGCAACGGTTCCACGCCAAGGACGACGCTGATCGATGCTTCCGCACCTACCATTTCCGTATCCACGACGTCCTCCTCCACGATTTCCAAGGTCGAGGGTTCCCTCCTTTCTCAGTCTTGCTCCCGCTTCTGTCTCCTCTTTCTATCGTCACCCTGTCGTTCTTGATCCTCTTTAGAATCTATCTTCTCACTTAACTTACTACACAGGAACTTGCGATGTTTCCGATTGTTAGCTTTATGGATTCGACTAAGTTTTGGATCAGATTCCATACGGATCAATCTGTCTTCATCCTTTCTTTATCTGGTTGACACACATATTGGACGTCTGATATAAATCTATTATGTTCCATTTCTGTTTCCATTAAAATTTGAACTTTAGGCTTGTGTAAATGACAAATCACACTGGATATTTCTTATCTTTTGTTGTTTGTTCAAGAAAATGGCTGCTGGGGATCCTGATTCGAGTTGTCTGTTAAGGTTGACTTGGTTCTAACGCAAAGGTTGAACTCAGACAAATGGTGTAGTGTGATAGGACGTAGTGGAAGAAACGTACTGAGATCTGGATTATGTGTATCCTCGTCCCACGCTAATGATTTGTTGTTATTCATTCGATGTCATCAATTGCTTACCTTTTATTTACACTCTTTTTATCCGGTGGATGCAAATTGCATCTAGTACTTAAGCCCATAGGTTATTTGAGTAGCTTTATTTGGTTATTGATCTGGACTTGTTATGGGAATCTGACGACAGATATCAGAATTCTGTGTAACTGATTTCCGTTTTTCAGTAAACCTACCTATTCataaaaaatcaaatcaaaattttagaatttttctcttttttggtgACGATTTTTAGTCAACCTTGTTCCTCTCAAACTTATCTAGCAGTCCCAGGAGAGGCAAGGTTGGAGTCCAGGTTTCACATAAACAGGATGTTGCCAAAAAAGGGGGGAAGAACATTTGTAACAAGATACCCTAGAATTCATGTTTTCCAAGCATGAATGTGACTGGGTGGGGTCAATGTGAGAGCTTAAGGCTTATCTTACTTTTGGGGGAGCCCCCGACGATTGGAGTTTATATTCAAGGATAGTGTCTAGATATTACAGGTTCCAAAAAATCAAGGTAAGATTAGAAACAACAAAGAGGAAAAAGGTCAACATTTATATTTCTACTTATGACGTGGAAGAAGATACTTACCTGCTCATTATGCTCCAAGAATGCAATTGAGCTTGGTGTTGCTAAGTAACCCATCGCTAACTTCTTGTTTCCAGTTTTGGTACTTAATATATGTATTACTCGTTCTTTCAGATTATTTGAATGAAACTACAATGTGGAAGCATATATTTCATTTACTAATGCGCTTACATGGGCAAGTAACAAGTAATATTTGTTTCTTTATATGTTGAAAATTTCTGCTGGTTGAGTATTGAAAATTTGGAAGCTTGTTTTATGCTTACCAATTGGATATCAGGTTAGACTTATTCTTCTCAAAGTTAGTTTCCTCTCATTGCTGATCTAACAATTTACAATTCACCAGGATTCCAAAAGAGAAAGAAGCTGACCATGATGGTGATCCCTAGCATTTTCATTCCAGAAGATTGGTCTTTTACTTTCTATGAGGGCATAAATCGCCATCCTGATTCCATTTTCAAGGACAAAACTGTTGCTGAGCTTGGTTGTGGAAATGGATGGATATCCATTGCACTTGCTGAAAAGTGGTCCCCTTTAAAGGTTTAATTCTGTTTGCCAGATACTCGTATCCATAATTTATACATAAGTCATGTTTCAGTTCATCCTGGATAAGTGATTTACCATGGTGAGCTTTAAGTCATTTACCATCGGCGCAAGCTGCTTATGTGTATCAAAATATCATCAGACACAGTTTGAAGCAAGGTTTGTCATACCGAAATGTACCGCCAGTACCGGgcagtacatactggtccgacaggttaccggtacgcgaaccgcccggtaccgctacagtgctacagtattttactgtagtactgtagcactactacagtactATATTGTAGCACTGTTATAGTATAAAAAacataaaattattcggtacatcggtaccgtaccgagcccgggttgaaacaccggtacggtacgatacagcGAACCTTGGTTTGAAGTTTCTCCATTtgcttctagcttcaaattgacaATCTTTATGCCATTAGATATATGGCTTATAGCTTGGAATTATTGGTACCTATTTATTCCTTTCTATTTGCAGCAGTGGTGCATGCTTTCTTTAGGTTCTCGGATCTTTGAAGAGTTTGGATAAAGAGGGAAGAATGTGGAATTTGATCTAGAGAAAGTTCTGTGCAATATGCACGTGTAAAGATTTAGAGACAACGAATGAAATAAACTCTTCCAAAGAACTTTATGGTAAATAAACAAAGTTGAACTGATATATATTCAATCACAAACATTATGTATTTTCTCTTTGACAAGCAACTAACTTCTTGCCCTTAAATAGTATGTTTTAGCATAGTGCATAAACTTTGATGCTCATCTTCCATATTCTTGTTTTAACACCTTTAttgtataaataattatataggtgttttttttcaaataaattgtTACTTATACAACAAGGTTGGCATGTTTTGTGTTATGCTCCCTCTGATTGTAAGTGCCAATTTCTTCATGttctttctattttaaagttATTATGAATTTGTCCTCATAGTAATCTCCAAGTACTAATGTGGCTCTATCCAGGTGTATGGGCTTGATATTAATCCAAGAGCTGTCAAAATTTCATGGATTAATTTGTTCTTGAATGCATTGGATGAGAATGGGTGTCCTATCTATGATGGAGAGGGAAAAACTCTGCTTGATAGGGTGGAATTCCATGAATCAGATCTTCTAGCTTATTGCAGGAAAAATGATATACAACTAGAGCGTATTGTTGGATGCATCCCTCAGGTACTGAAcaaagtttttgaaaatgtgGAAAACCTAGTTTTTGGCAATTTAGCTCATCTGCGACCAATGTTATTATTCAGTTATGCTAATGTACAAACATGATGGTTTGTGCCAAATTAGGACTTCCACACATGTAAAACCATAATTTATCTACTTCAAATGTTGGTTGGTTATGTATGTACATTCTTTCCCTTTGTGTGGTTGGATTGGGTTACTTAATACTTGTCTGACCAATCTGAAGTAGACTTGTCCTCTTTAATTATACTTTTAACTTCCATATCTTGAAGTTTCTTAGCTTATTTTAGTTGATTGTTTTGCAATTCTTGGACTCAACTTTCAGCAACATGATCCTTCTAAAATCTTAAGCGCAAATATGCTTTATGTTCACATAACTAAACACACAATTTCGTGGCAATCATCCTGAAGTTATTTAGTAATTTATCCATGTCTTCACTTGTTTGTATTATCGATAGATGATTTGAGATATTTGTTTTCCTGCATGATTTGGTTTATGCTATCCTTTGTCAGATTCTCAACCCAAATCCAGAGGCCATGTCAAAGATGATTACTGAAAATGCAAGCGAGGAATTTTTGTACTCGTTAAGTAACTATTGCGCTCTTCAGGTTGGCACACAAACTGCATATGCTTTGTTTTGTTTCCTTTATATTCATCATGGGTTTCTAAAAGGTGGCATTTGCTTATCTGCATGTCGATATGTAGGGAAgttaattttgataaaatttttaagCCACAAAAAAAATGTCATATGCTGTTCCCTGATAATTTATTGTAATGCCTTTGAGTGTTTAGATGGTGTTTTACCCCTTTTTTTACctattttataatttagataattctGTATTGGTTAAAATCCTTAGATAAAGAGGATCCTGTGTCTATTATAAATGTAACTTTAAAAACGACAAATGGATCCTTGACAAGATTATGTTATGGAGCATTTGTTTATAACTGGAAGTGCAGTTAAGATGGACCAAAAAAAGGCAAGCTGAAAGTCCAATTAAGTAATGTAAAATTATTTGTACAAAGCTCAATGGCCGCAAAAGACTCATGTAACTACCTGGGACGTTACTGCTTGTTGTTGTTCGTGTATATAGGGTCTTGAAATTGTAAGCTTTTCTCCGCTAAGTAAGACAAAACTGTTATGGCTGGATACAATATCTATGTGAGCTGCACCAATGCCTTTTACTTCCCAATTGTAGTGGGTGTGGGTTTTTGGGTGAAGATATATTCTACTTGCAGTGTAATGGTATAACTATGTGTTGTTGAAAATTAGAAGCATCTTTGTAAGAAGCAGGACCTAATCTAGTGTTACTCTAATTGGTAGACTTTTACTTGGAGCTTTGATCAAATAACTATGATTAATAGCCAAGGAATCTACCAAAGAATGAATGTTAATACTTTGCAATAGTTCAGAATAGTTGTGCAGAATGGGGCCTTTAGAGACTCAAAGGAATTTGCcgtataaaaaaatttatgggACAAGCTGTAAAAACCTGATTCATTTGTACATGGTCGTTCATGAATTGGCTGTATGCATCTGAAACTTTCATGAGAATCACATGCAATTGGAATTCATGCAAAGATCCCAGCTACTTTACACTAGTCAGTATATGAGGTTACAAATAGTGTTAACCAAAATGCCAAGTATTGGTCGGATGACAGAGTCAGACAAGCTTTTACCCATTGTGTGGTGTTGGCTATTGATCACAAACTCGAAAACAAAAGGGCTCATGGAAGAGTCAGCTAATTGATATCAATGGAAGAAGAAAAAGTAATGCCCATCAGACACCTGTTGCAAGCGGTGCAACGACCCATCCTTAGCCCCTTTGTTGTGAAATTGTTATGAGCTTATGAagtttatctttttattgcatTGCCCATAAAGTGTTTGTGTGATGTTTATTTGTGTTACCCTGAGTTTATAACTGGGAGGAGCGACAATGGCAGCTTTTCCATGCATTCACATTCATTAATCCGCTTGCAAGTCCCTTTGGGACTGCACAAGGTTATGGGGAGATTGACCCTTTGCAAACAGAGACCGCAAGGGTGCTGTACAACTTAGACCAATTGCTGACCCTAGCAGAATATAATATTATGCTATAATGTAATTTGTTGTAGTATGTCAACGACTCAACAGGTTCATTTTGTATTCTTTTCTGAGTTATAATTTGAAAGGAAAATTCTGTTATTGTGGTCGTTAAGTAGCTTGATCAATTGGGAACATTGTGTTCTTTGTGACATGAAGTCATATATTCCCAGCTGTTAACACTTTAGATGCATGTAGGTCTGTTAAGTGGCACCTTCCACTAAATTTATTTCTTAGTGGCATCATCCAACCATAAGTTTATCTTATTACAAATTTCTGAACAACCATCATGAAAACAGAGATGTTACCTTGGTCATGATATTATTTCACATCAACCCAATTAGTAAAAAGTTCACAAGTTAGAAGAAGGCACAGTCTAGCAACTATGCATGGAACCACTTGAGAAAGCAAAGTCCCTAACAGAAGTGAATAGTGATCTTTGATGTAAAGAAAATGTATAAAGAAG belongs to Musa acuminata AAA Group cultivar baxijiao chromosome BXJ1-11, Cavendish_Baxijiao_AAA, whole genome shotgun sequence and includes:
- the LOC135586462 gene encoding ferric reduction oxidase 7, chloroplastic-like; amino-acid sequence: MAELLAREPLLPKEKLSHGSGKTTSFLPSLARLGLKSLMWAIFLVWVAAIFFFPTELVKSLFSRWTKLTEQTVFGLTGSFFLGFSGPILVIALLAFVYIIAFPRDDFKKKSARLPRFRLWTFPVIVDGPFGVVSAAEFIGIVLFSAYVLWTIIAYTVENRSLISKLLFPSNIKLYLFLELTGLRLGLIGLFCLAFLFLPVARGSILLRLIDIPFEHVTRYHVWLGHLTMAMFTLHGLFYVISWALQGRLLHEILEWKDIGIANLPGVISLAAGLLMWVTSLHPVRKNYFELFFYTHQLYVIFVVFLALHVGDFVFSIAAGAIFLFVLDRFLRFCQSRTTVNILSAACHPCGTVELVLSKPANLRYNALGFVFLQVRELSWLQWHPFSVSSSPMDGKHHLSILIKVLGEWTGRLRDIISKVPEQPQISIPSQPKITASVEGPYGHEVPYHLMYENLILVAGGIGISPFFAIISDICRRINEGKPCVPKNVLIIWAVKKSKELSLLSVLNDQAISSSCFNSLQLDILACVTQESEAPLEEGIINADENSRSSSLLTTSGSRMSCLVGTGNNIWSGIYFAVSTFGFVLLYGLVEAYYIVPSAISAWWYRGLLFTICMVASVVILGGSVVFFWHLWEKHSSSARSTEDDEKERTLRNETTTANFASMLTTQYGRRPDFHDLFGSFAKTKGSVDVGVIVCGPPGLQTSVAKECRSQNIRGSWNQPVFHFNSHSFDL